The Candidatus Obscuribacter sp. DNA segment GTCCCTCTCTAATTTCATAGTGAGCTAAGGCATTGGGGATTTCGGCTTCGATGCGATGGCGTACTTCCTGACAAAAATGTTCGGCTGCTTCGTGTCTGTGCTTGTCTATCTCTTGCAATGTCTCGGCAAAGGCCGCTGAGTCATCAAAGTCGTAGCCAGAAGTAGGCAGAGGCTCCAGTACTGTGAGGATTTTAAAGCTCATGTTGGCTGGCCAGTGACGTTTAATTAAAGTGCCGACCACTTGTTTGGAGTATGGTGAGTCGTCTATGGCAATGATCACTTTCATGGTTTTACTCCCTTTAGAGCGCTATTACCAGTGTGACCTGTTTACACTGAGTAAACCTCCATCAGGGGATTGATTTGCAGATGGCAAAAGTGCCTAAAAGTTGCCTCAAACAGTCATCCTCCGGGAGGACGATAACGACTATTCTAAAAATGTCCTTCTCAAAGTCGATAAAATTAGATACTAGTAGAGTGATAATGCCAGGGCACAGCAAAGTGGGTCACAAATGAAGGCTAAAGACGCTCCCAGCCAGTTGGATGCTGGCAATACCAGCACAACTCTTGGCGCCTTTGCCAGTCAACCAATGGAGCAAATTGCCACCAGTTTTGCTGTTGACTTGAGCGTTGGTCTTACTGCTGAGCTTGCTGCCACAAGGCTCAAGCAAGTTGGACCTAATTGTATGACCGGGTTTAAAACGCGCTCGCCGTCAGACATATTGATTGATCAGTTTAAGTCTAGTGTGGTTGTGCTACTGCTGGTGGCTAGTGCCATCAGTGGCTTTAGTCATGAGTATATGCAGATGGCAGGTATCATGGCAGCAGTGGTTATTAATGCCGTTATTGGTTTTATCACAGAGTACCGTGCTCTTGTCTCTTTGCGCGCCCTAGAAGCACTCTCTGGACCCCTGGCGCGCATCAGACGCGGTGGAGTGGAGATGGAGCTGGCTGCTAGCGAGCTTGTCCCTGGTGATTTGGTTTTACTTGATGCAGGTAGTCGTGTGCCTGCCGATATGAGGCTCTTTCAGGCGGCCAGTCTGGCTATCGATGAGTCGATATTAACCGGCGAGAGCGTGCCCGCCTACAAAGATATCGTGCCCCATGAGAGCGGCATGGAGTCTATCGCTCATCAGGGCACAGTAGTCGTATCCGGGCGTGGTCGGGGTGTTGTGGTCGCCACTGGTGACAGTACCAGACTTGGTAAGCTTGGTCAAAAGCTCTGTTCGATTTCACTGAGTACTACGCCTCTTGAGCGCAATCTCGAGCACCTTGGTAGTGCTCTATCGACTATGACGGTAGTCATTTGTGTTGTGCTCTTTGGTGTTGGTTGTATCCAGCAGCGCGATCTTTTTCAGATGCTGCAGATAAGCATATCTCTGGCTGTAGCTGCCATACCAGAGGGGCTACCGGTGGTAGCGACTCTGGCACTTGCTCTCGGTACTCAGCGCATGGTCAAGCTCAACGCTTTGATACGTAAACTAAGCGCGGTGGAGACACTGGGTTGTACTCAGATTATTTGTACCGACAAAACTGGCACTTTGACCCAAAATCAAATGTCTGTCTCAGAGATAGTTATCGGTGGTCGTACCATCAATGTCTCTGGCAGTGGTTACGCCCCTACTGGGGATCTTAGCGAAGTAGGCAATCGACTTGACCTCGCGACCGAGCCTGTTTTGACCCAGCTACTGATGGCAGTGGCGCTTTGTAATGATGCCCGAGTCGAAAAGCACTTGGACGAGTCTAGCTGGCATGTGCTCGGTGACCCCACTGAAGGTGCCCTAGTGACAGTGGCTGCCAAAGCAGGTCTGCATCAAAATCATCTGAAGCAAACCTATCCCAGACTAAACGAATTGCCTTTTGATATGACACGTAAGCGTATGACTACAGTGCATGCTCTTGCCGACAAAAAAATCACAGCCTTTGTCAAAGGTTCTCCTGAGTCCACTCTTGCTGTGTCTACTTCTTATCTATCCGATGAAGGAATAAGACCGCTAGATAGCGAGATGCTGACTTATTTTAAGCTCAAAAATCAGGAGCTTGCCCATAGTGGCAAACGCACACTGGCTGTGGCGATGAGACATTTGAGTGGGCATAGCGACTTGTCGGCTGATGAGACCGAGTCTGATTTGATATTTTTGGGGCTGGTGGCTATGTCAGACAGACTCAAAGATGGTGTCAAAGAAGCAATCGCCGAGTGTCAGGCCGCTGGTATAAGAGTGATTATGCTAACAGGGGACCAGGTGGCGACTGCCTCGGCTATCGCTAAAGAGCTTGGTATATCCAGACCCGGTCACAACCTTACTTTGACCGACGCTGATTTTAATGAGATGAATCCAACTGAGAAGTCCTCGGCTCTGTCCCAGGTCTCTGTTCTGGCTCGCACCGAACCCGATACCAAGCTGGCGATAGTGCAGAGTCTGCAGGCTCTGGGTAAAGTAGTGGCCATGACTGGAGATGGTGTCAATGATGCCGCGGCTTTGAGGCAGGCTGATATTGGCGTGGCAATGGGTCAGGGGGCGACAGCACTAGCTCGCGAAGCCTCTGATATGGTGATTACTGACGATGCTTTTAATACGATTGTCAAAGCCATCGAGCAAGGGCGGGCCATCTACACCAATATTGCCAGAGCCATTGCTTATTTGATCACAGCCAGTCTTACGTCGGTACTGGCTGTGACATTGCTTGTAGTGGCTAATCAGTCGATGGTTTTGACTCCACTGCAACTCTTGTGGCTCAATCTAATTATGCATGTCTTTCCAGGGTTGGGCATTGTCCTGCAAAAGGCCTCTCCTTCAGTGATGCAAGTGCCGCCGCGCAGACCTAATGATAGACTGCTTGGACGTTATCAAATTACTCAGATAATTTTAAGAGCACTGGTCATAGCCGCTTTGTCTTTTGCTGCCGCTATTCTCTTAGGACATGGACAAAATGCCCCAAGCGGCACTGTGCTGTTGGCTACTCTCTCCGGCTCTTTGCTTTTGCAGTCCTGGTCCTGGCTTTGTGCTGGCGATCCCGGACAGCTTAGGAGCTGGGCTCAGATCTGGTCCCCGAACAAGTCCGAGAGCAAGTCTGAGAACAAGTCCAAAGTCTTGCATCAGGGACCGACTATAAACTGGGCAATGCTGGTTACTACGGTTATTGGTTTAGCACTGCTTCTGGTGGCAATATATCTGCCGCCGTTGGCCTTAGTGCTTGAGACCAGAGCACTGGCTGCTTTTGAGCTTGGCTATGTACTGGTCTTTTGTCTTATCAGTTTTGTGATTTCGCTATTATTGGGTTTGTGGGTCAACAAAAGCAGTGACAATTAGTTATTAGTTGTCGTGGTCTTTGAGATACTTTTCGATTTCTTTTAGCTCGGCTACTATTTTGGATGCTTTCTTTTCATCGCCTTCGTGGTCGAGCACTTTGGCTACACGAGAGAGAGCCAAGGTGCGTATCGGATGATCCGGACCGAGCAGCGGCTCCATGATGGTCAGCGATTGCTCCAGGGCGAGCATCGACTCTGCTTTGCGATCCTGTGCCCAGAGCAGCCGGGCTTGTGTCACCAGTGTGCGGCCATACCAAAAGCTCCTCTCTCCAGGAGAGTGCTCAAATAGTGTCAGGGCCGTTTTAATCGCTTGAGTGGCTTTGTCCAGCTGTTTGGCATCGATATAGACTTGGGCTAGACCGAGATAGGATTTTGCTAGCTGGTGGTCGCTTTGGTCTTCGTCTAAGTCGAGTTGTTCGATGCACTGTTTGTAGATTGTCTCTGCCTCTTGCAGCTTGCCTCTTAAGCGCACACAATCTGCTATATGGCGATT contains these protein-coding regions:
- a CDS encoding cation-transporting P-type ATPase, with the translated sequence MKAKDAPSQLDAGNTSTTLGAFASQPMEQIATSFAVDLSVGLTAELAATRLKQVGPNCMTGFKTRSPSDILIDQFKSSVVVLLLVASAISGFSHEYMQMAGIMAAVVINAVIGFITEYRALVSLRALEALSGPLARIRRGGVEMELAASELVPGDLVLLDAGSRVPADMRLFQAASLAIDESILTGESVPAYKDIVPHESGMESIAHQGTVVVSGRGRGVVVATGDSTRLGKLGQKLCSISLSTTPLERNLEHLGSALSTMTVVICVVLFGVGCIQQRDLFQMLQISISLAVAAIPEGLPVVATLALALGTQRMVKLNALIRKLSAVETLGCTQIICTDKTGTLTQNQMSVSEIVIGGRTINVSGSGYAPTGDLSEVGNRLDLATEPVLTQLLMAVALCNDARVEKHLDESSWHVLGDPTEGALVTVAAKAGLHQNHLKQTYPRLNELPFDMTRKRMTTVHALADKKITAFVKGSPESTLAVSTSYLSDEGIRPLDSEMLTYFKLKNQELAHSGKRTLAVAMRHLSGHSDLSADETESDLIFLGLVAMSDRLKDGVKEAIAECQAAGIRVIMLTGDQVATASAIAKELGISRPGHNLTLTDADFNEMNPTEKSSALSQVSVLARTEPDTKLAIVQSLQALGKVVAMTGDGVNDAAALRQADIGVAMGQGATALAREASDMVITDDAFNTIVKAIEQGRAIYTNIARAIAYLITASLTSVLAVTLLVVANQSMVLTPLQLLWLNLIMHVFPGLGIVLQKASPSVMQVPPRRPNDRLLGRYQITQIILRALVIAALSFAAAILLGHGQNAPSGTVLLATLSGSLLLQSWSWLCAGDPGQLRSWAQIWSPNKSESKSENKSKVLHQGPTINWAMLVTTVIGLALLLVAIYLPPLALVLETRALAAFELGYVLVFCLISFVISLLLGLWVNKSSDN
- a CDS encoding universal stress protein — translated: MKVIIAIDDSPYSKQVVGTLIKRHWPANMSFKILTVLEPLPTSGYDFDDSAAFAETLQEIDKHRHEAAEHFCQEVRHRIEAEIPNALAHYEIREGLPRTEIINSAVDWMADAIMLGAHGKDVCPHNLLGSVSRAIVNHAPCSVEIIRPRESHKWHPTDKHTATSTT
- a CDS encoding tetratricopeptide repeat protein, which gives rise to MNTAKDKTGLFRGHLHVARMAYRSADYRAALRNLNSAQYAIEQTGQKPDDIDMHEFKRLYGKVYLALKHLDQAETAFREAFELSSRGGFATARTLISDNRHIADCVRLRGKLQEAETIYKQCIEQLDLDEDQSDHQLAKSYLGLAQVYIDAKQLDKATQAIKTALTLFEHSPGERSFWYGRTLVTQARLLWAQDRKAESMLALEQSLTIMEPLLGPDHPIRTLALSRVAKVLDHEGDEKKASKIVAELKEIEKYLKDHDN